In Dasypus novemcinctus isolate mDasNov1 chromosome 10, mDasNov1.1.hap2, whole genome shotgun sequence, one DNA window encodes the following:
- the LOC131280239 gene encoding olfactory receptor 51V1-like codes for MSATSISNVSGSIFVLTGFPGLEVHYLWLSIPFFSIYAMVFLGNCMVLHVIRTEPSLHQPMFYFLAMLALTDLCMGLSTVHTVLGILWGLIQEISLDSCIAQSYFIHGLSFMESSVLLAMAFDRYIAICNPLRYSSLLTNDKIMKIWMAILGRSSLLIPPVIIHLKFLNYCRPHILSHSFCLHQDLIRMACSDIRFNSIYGLALVISNLLLDAVLILISYILILHTVLAIASQEERIKSLQTCVSHICAVLVFYIPIIGLTMVHRFGKHLSPLVRVLMGNIYILFPPLMNPIIYSIKTQQIRRRIQRLCFLNVASVP; via the coding sequence ATGTCTGCCACCTCAATCTCCAACGTCAGTGGTTCCATTTTTGTTCTCACTGGTTTTCCTGGCCTGGAAGTTCACTATCTCTGGCTCTCCATCCCCTTTTTCTCCATCTATGCAATGGTATTTCTAGGAAACTGCATGGTTCTCCATGTGATCCGGACTGAGCCGAGCCTACACCAGCCCATGTTCTATTTCCTGGCCATGCTGGCTCTCACTGACCTGTGCATGGGGTTGTCGACCGTGCACACAGTGCTGGGGATCTTGTGGGGACTCATTCAAGAGATCAGCCTGGATTCCTGCATTGCCCAGTCCTACTTTATCCATGGTCTGTCCTTCATGGAGTCCTCTGTCCTTCTTGCCATGGCCTTTGACCGCTACATTGCCATCTGTAATCCACTGCGCTACTCTTCCCTCCTAACTAATGACAAAATCATGAAAATTTGGATGGCCATTCTAGGTAGGAGTTCTTTACTTATACCTCCAGTTATCATCCACCTGAAGTTCTTAAATTATTGCCGTCCCCACATCCTGTCTCACTCTTTCTGCCTGCACCAAGACTTAATTCGAATGGCCTGTTCTGACATCCGCTTCAACAGCATCTATGGTCTGGCCTTGGTTATTAGCAACTTGTTACTGGACGCAGTACTCATTCTTATCTCCTACATCTTGATATTGCATACAGTTTTAGCCATTgcatcccaggaagagaggatcaAGTCCTTGCAGACCTGCGTATCTCACATCTGTGCTGTTTTGGTTTTCTATATCCCAATCATTGGTCTGACTATGGTGCATCGTTTTGGGAAACACCTCTCACCTTTAGTTCGTGTCCTCATGGGCAACATCTATATCCTTTTTCCACCCTTAATGAATCCCATTATTTATAGCATCAAGACTCAGCAGATACGAAGGAGAATCCAGAGATTGTGTTTCTTGAATGTAGCCTCAGTACCTTGA